One Drosophila virilis strain 15010-1051.87 chromosome 5, Dvir_AGI_RSII-ME, whole genome shotgun sequence DNA window includes the following coding sequences:
- the LOC26530922 gene encoding eukaryotic translation initiation factor 3 subunit C, producing MSFKYLTLCTLVLLISIGATWAERSKTLQPRPVEQLRQSKDLRYQNNELYSLDDEDGDDIVEDELDAAEDEAAQLEQDKNDLDQLNDASVDELTKLIDGLEAMEQIESRAANNRAGKRSNTRRNRSGSNKVNRRNGNRRKGNRRHNRRGNSYRGGNKRNRNSRRRKNGAQRVNRGDI from the coding sequence ATGTCTTTTAAGTACCTCACACTTTGCACTCTTGTGCTGCTGATCAGCATTGGCGCTACCTGGGCGGAGCGTTCGAAGACCCTACAGCCTCGACCGGTAGAGCAGCTGAGGCAAAGCAAGGATCTGCGCTACCAAAATAATGAGCTATACAGCCTAGACGACGAGGATGGTGATGATATTGTCGAAGATGAGCTGGATGCGGCTGAAGATGAGGCTGCACAGCTGGAGCAAGACAAGAATGACCTGGATCAGTTGAATGATGCCAGCGTGGATGAGCTAACCAAGCTTATTGATGGTTTGGAGGCCATGGAACAGATCGAATCGCGCGCTGCAAATAATCGGGCCGGCAAGCGTTCCAATACACGCCGCAACAGAAGTGGCTCAAACAAGGTCAATAGACGTAATGGCAATAGGCGCAAGGGTAATAGACGCCACAATAGGCGCGGCAACTCCTATCGCGGCGGCAACAAGCGCAACCGCAACAGCAGAAGGCGGAAAAATGGCGCACAGCGGGTGAATCGTGGCGATATCTAA